From a region of the Deltaproteobacteria bacterium genome:
- a CDS encoding gamma-glutamylcyclotransferase, with product MTTAWYFAYGSNMQSATLRGRRGVQFHRALPARAPGWRLVLDKPPLFSSGNSFANIVPDPAAETLGVAFEVAEDDLPHIDLTEGVLIGNYERVATTVFPLRAPRSAPTNALAAFTLSSERRDPTLQPSTRYMSMLIEGAIEHGLPDDYVAFLRTIPACAESEELQRLRPMIDEAMRSLRR from the coding sequence GTGACCACGGCTTGGTACTTCGCCTACGGCTCGAACATGCAGAGCGCCACGCTGCGCGGGCGCCGCGGTGTCCAGTTCCATCGCGCGCTACCGGCGCGCGCGCCGGGCTGGCGGCTGGTGTTGGACAAGCCACCGCTGTTCTCCAGCGGCAACTCGTTCGCCAATATCGTTCCGGATCCCGCGGCGGAAACCCTCGGCGTCGCGTTCGAAGTCGCCGAGGACGACCTCCCTCATATCGATCTGACGGAAGGCGTGCTGATCGGCAACTACGAGCGCGTCGCGACGACGGTGTTCCCCTTGCGTGCGCCCCGGAGCGCTCCGACGAATGCGCTGGCCGCGTTCACGCTGAGTTCGGAGCGCCGGGATCCGACGCTGCAACCGTCGACGCGCTACATGAGTATGTTGATCGAAGGCGCCATCGAGCATGGCCTCCCCGATGACTACGTCGCGTTCCTGCGCACAATTCCCGCGTGCGCCGAGAGTGAAGAACTACAGCGCCTGCGACCGATGATCGACGAGGCCATGCGCAGCTTGCGCCGTTGA
- a CDS encoding SDR family NAD(P)-dependent oxidoreductase — translation MGLLDGKVAVVTGAGQGLGREHSLALAKEGAKVVVNDIGTSVAGEGKDQTPAQKVVDEIKAAGGNAAANYEDIATWDGARRTIDQAYDTFGRLDIVVNNAGVLRDRMNFNMAEDEFDLVLRVHCKGHFAMTRHACVRWREQAKKGSSVYGRVINTSSEAGLMGSAGNSNYAMAKAAIAALTISIAREMGKYGVTCNYIAPRARTRMTDTMPNHDMFAKPESGFDVFHPAWPAQLVTFLASEQAGDINGQGFIVWGGEVALVKGWHQVAQISKPGDALSARDLIARKDELFGKLSRQPEYM, via the coding sequence ATGGGTCTACTCGACGGGAAAGTTGCGGTCGTCACTGGCGCCGGCCAAGGGCTTGGCCGCGAACATTCATTGGCGCTCGCCAAAGAGGGGGCGAAGGTTGTTGTCAACGACATTGGCACCTCGGTGGCCGGCGAAGGGAAGGATCAGACGCCGGCGCAGAAGGTCGTCGACGAGATCAAAGCCGCTGGCGGCAATGCGGCCGCGAACTATGAAGACATCGCCACCTGGGACGGCGCGCGCCGCACCATCGACCAGGCGTACGACACGTTCGGACGGCTCGACATCGTCGTCAACAACGCCGGCGTGCTGCGCGACCGCATGAACTTCAACATGGCCGAAGACGAGTTCGATCTGGTGCTGCGCGTCCATTGCAAAGGCCACTTCGCGATGACGCGTCACGCCTGCGTGCGCTGGCGCGAGCAGGCGAAGAAGGGCAGCAGCGTGTACGGCCGGGTGATCAATACGTCGTCGGAAGCAGGTCTGATGGGCTCGGCCGGCAACAGCAACTATGCGATGGCGAAGGCGGCGATTGCGGCGTTGACGATCAGCATCGCGCGCGAGATGGGCAAGTACGGCGTGACGTGCAACTACATCGCGCCGCGCGCCCGCACCCGCATGACCGACACGATGCCGAATCACGATATGTTCGCCAAGCCCGAGAGCGGCTTCGACGTGTTCCATCCAGCGTGGCCGGCGCAACTCGTCACCTTCCTCGCCAGCGAGCAAGCCGGCGACATCAACGGCCAAGGCTTTATCGTGTGGGGCGGTGAGGTCGCGCTGGTGAAGGGCTGGCATCAGGTCGCGCAAATCAGCAAACCCGGCGACGCCCTCAGCGCGCGCGATCTGATCGCGCGCAAGGACGAACTGTTCGGCAAGCTCTCGCGGCAGCCGGAATATATGTAG
- the glgB gene encoding 1,4-alpha-glucan branching protein GlgB, whose protein sequence is MALITDYDIHLLAEGTHYRSYEKLGAHLDEIDGQHGTRFAVWAPNAASVAVVGDFNGWNAVRHPMTLRHQEAGIWECFIAAVGAGTLYKYAIASQRNGYRVQKADPYAFTSEIRPGTASRVWDLAGYTWSDDDWMNARRTADPTRSPMATYEVHLGSWMRVPEESNRWLTYREAAPKLAQYVNEMGYTHVEFLPLTEHPFDGSWGYQTIGYFAPTSRFGTPQDFMFLIDTLHQRGIGVIMDWVPAHFPSDEHGLAYFDGTHLYEHADPRQGKHREWDTLIFNYGRWEVVNFLISNALFWLDVYHIDGLRVDAVASMLYLDYSRQIGDWIPNQFGGRENLESVAFLRRFNERVYAEHAGGVTIAEESTSWPMVSRPTYLGGLGFGFKWDMGWMNDTLKYFSRDPVHRKFHHNDLTFRQLYAFTENFVLPLSHDEVVYGKRSLLDKMPGDAWQKFANLRLLLGGLYTQPGKKLVFMGGDFGQWREWNHDSSLDWHLLDAAPHRGVQRWVRDLNTFYRGEPALHELDCDPIGFEWIDCHESDDSTLSYLRRGASATDVAVIACNFTPIPRHDYMIGVPHGGHWRERLNSDAEIYGGSNLGNAGGVEAESVPAHARPYSLRITLPPLAMVVFQT, encoded by the coding sequence ATGGCCCTCATCACCGACTACGATATCCACTTGCTCGCTGAGGGCACGCACTACCGCAGCTACGAAAAGCTCGGCGCGCACCTCGATGAAATCGACGGCCAACATGGTACGCGCTTCGCCGTGTGGGCGCCCAACGCGGCGAGCGTGGCGGTAGTCGGCGACTTCAACGGCTGGAATGCCGTGCGACACCCGATGACGTTGCGTCACCAAGAGGCCGGCATTTGGGAGTGCTTCATCGCGGCGGTCGGCGCCGGCACGCTCTACAAGTACGCGATCGCTTCGCAACGTAACGGCTATCGCGTGCAGAAGGCCGACCCCTACGCGTTCACCAGTGAAATCCGGCCCGGCACGGCGTCGCGTGTGTGGGATCTCGCCGGCTACACCTGGAGCGACGACGATTGGATGAACGCGCGGCGCACCGCCGATCCGACTCGATCGCCGATGGCCACCTACGAAGTCCACCTCGGCTCGTGGATGCGCGTACCCGAGGAAAGCAACCGCTGGCTGACGTATCGCGAAGCCGCGCCCAAGCTGGCGCAGTACGTCAACGAAATGGGCTACACCCACGTCGAGTTTCTTCCGCTCACCGAGCATCCGTTCGACGGCTCGTGGGGCTATCAGACCATCGGCTACTTCGCCCCCACCAGTCGGTTCGGCACGCCGCAAGATTTCATGTTCTTGATCGACACGCTGCACCAGCGCGGCATCGGCGTCATCATGGACTGGGTGCCGGCACACTTTCCCAGCGACGAGCACGGACTCGCCTACTTCGACGGCACTCACTTGTACGAACACGCCGACCCGCGCCAGGGCAAGCACCGCGAGTGGGACACGCTGATCTTCAACTACGGGCGCTGGGAAGTGGTCAACTTTCTGATCAGCAATGCGCTGTTCTGGCTCGACGTCTATCACATCGACGGGTTGCGCGTGGACGCGGTGGCGTCGATGCTCTACCTCGACTACTCGCGTCAGATCGGTGATTGGATCCCCAACCAGTTCGGCGGCCGCGAGAATCTCGAGTCGGTCGCGTTCTTGCGCCGCTTCAACGAGCGCGTCTACGCCGAGCACGCGGGAGGAGTGACGATCGCGGAAGAGTCGACCTCATGGCCGATGGTGTCGCGGCCGACGTATCTCGGTGGCCTCGGCTTCGGCTTCAAATGGGACATGGGCTGGATGAACGACACGCTGAAGTACTTCAGTCGCGACCCCGTTCATCGCAAGTTCCACCACAACGATCTCACCTTTCGGCAGCTCTACGCCTTCACGGAAAATTTCGTGCTGCCGCTGTCGCACGACGAAGTCGTCTACGGCAAGCGCTCATTGCTCGACAAGATGCCGGGCGACGCGTGGCAGAAGTTCGCCAACCTCCGGCTGCTGCTCGGCGGCCTGTATACGCAGCCGGGCAAGAAACTGGTGTTCATGGGCGGCGACTTCGGCCAATGGCGGGAATGGAATCACGACAGCAGCCTCGATTGGCATCTGCTCGACGCCGCGCCGCATCGCGGCGTGCAACGCTGGGTGCGCGACCTCAACACCTTTTATCGCGGCGAGCCGGCACTGCACGAACTCGACTGCGATCCCATCGGCTTCGAGTGGATCGATTGCCACGAAAGCGACGATAGCACGCTCAGCTATCTCCGCCGCGGGGCGTCGGCCACTGACGTCGCCGTCATCGCGTGCAACTTCACACCGATCCCGCGGCACGACTACATGATCGGCGTTCCGCACGGCGGCCATTGGCGCGAACGGCTCAACAGCGACGCCGAGATCTACGGCGGCAGCAATCTGGGAAACGCCGGCGGTGTCGAGGCCGAATCGGTACCAGCCCACGCGCGCCCGTACTCGCTGCGCATCACCCTCCCGCCGTTGGCGATGGTGGTGTTCCAAACGTAG
- a CDS encoding SDR family NAD(P)-dependent oxidoreductase, with translation MDITNLSGKTVLVTGAGSGIGKATALAFARRGASLVICDVNEANLAESEQRIRALGGDVFARRVDVASREAMSEFADAVHARVDALDILMNNAGVGLGAGFLDTSLDDWEWIVGINLRGVIYGCHFFLPKMVARGRGGHVINVASAAAFAATEALSAYSTTKFAVLGLSEALRAELTRYRIGVTAICPGIINTAITTTSPMRGIAAKPEFRRAMVATYQRRNYTPERVAANILKAVQRNRAVAPVSPEAWFIYFLKRFLPGVVAWISRTTGARARRQFETV, from the coding sequence ATGGACATTACCAACCTGAGCGGGAAGACCGTGTTGGTCACCGGCGCCGGGAGCGGCATCGGCAAGGCCACTGCGCTCGCGTTCGCGCGCCGCGGCGCTAGCCTGGTCATCTGCGACGTCAACGAAGCGAATCTCGCGGAGAGCGAGCAACGGATCCGTGCGCTCGGGGGTGACGTGTTCGCGCGCCGCGTCGACGTCGCCAGTCGCGAGGCCATGAGCGAGTTTGCCGACGCGGTGCACGCCCGGGTCGACGCGCTCGATATCCTGATGAACAACGCCGGGGTCGGCCTCGGCGCGGGATTCCTCGATACGAGCCTTGACGACTGGGAATGGATCGTCGGGATCAACTTGCGCGGCGTGATCTACGGCTGCCACTTCTTCTTGCCGAAGATGGTGGCGCGTGGCCGCGGCGGTCATGTTATCAACGTCGCCTCGGCAGCGGCGTTCGCGGCGACCGAAGCGCTCTCGGCGTATAGCACCACGAAGTTCGCGGTGCTCGGGTTGTCGGAGGCGTTGCGCGCCGAGTTGACCCGGTACCGCATCGGCGTCACTGCGATCTGTCCAGGCATCATCAACACCGCGATTACCACCACGTCACCGATGCGCGGCATCGCGGCCAAGCCGGAGTTCCGCCGCGCGATGGTCGCGACGTATCAGCGCCGCAACTACACCCCCGAACGTGTCGCAGCGAACATTCTCAAAGCCGTGCAACGCAACCGTGCGGTCGCCCCAGTATCGCCCGAAGCGTGGTTCATCTACTTTCTGAAGCGGTTCTTGCCCGGTGTCGTCGCCTGGATCAGCCGCACCACCGGCGCGCGCGCCCGCCGGCAGTTCGAAACCGTGTGA
- a CDS encoding type II secretion system protein, translating to MLRQERMQAMRSERGFTLLELLVTVALIGILSAMAISAFGSYRRRAYEAVSMGYIRSWVAGQELYIDTNNHYADADTQLQGLIRIRPPTNVPYLFTIESGATATDHWWGRATPTESGLHHLYIDETGIMLTSLSGPPAGS from the coding sequence ATGCTGCGTCAAGAGCGAATGCAGGCGATGCGATCGGAACGTGGGTTCACGTTACTCGAACTGCTGGTGACTGTCGCCCTCATCGGAATTTTGAGCGCGATGGCCATCTCGGCCTTCGGGTCGTACCGCCGCCGGGCATACGAAGCGGTGTCCATGGGCTACATTCGGAGCTGGGTGGCTGGCCAGGAATTGTACATTGATACCAACAACCACTATGCCGACGCCGACACGCAGCTACAGGGCTTGATCCGAATCCGTCCTCCCACAAACGTACCCTACTTGTTCACGATTGAGTCTGGGGCTACGGCGACCGATCACTGGTGGGGTCGCGCCACGCCGACCGAGTCGGGGCTCCACCATCTGTACATCGACGAGACTGGCATCATGCTGACGTCGCTCAGCGGGCCACCCGCAGGTTCGTAG
- a CDS encoding RidA family protein, with translation MAERKFLVPKGTEMLRDQYHFSQGVQVGNTIYVSGQGGWDAKFQLADNVAAQARQAFRNIETVLKEAGASLDDVVEIGSFHLDMDQMGATVEAMREAFPRHQPAWTAVGVTRLAMPAMLVEIKAVAIKQG, from the coding sequence ATGGCTGAACGAAAATTCCTCGTTCCCAAAGGCACTGAAATGCTGCGCGACCAGTACCATTTTTCGCAGGGCGTGCAGGTGGGCAACACGATCTACGTTTCGGGACAGGGCGGCTGGGACGCGAAGTTTCAACTTGCCGACAATGTCGCGGCGCAAGCGCGGCAAGCGTTCCGCAACATCGAGACCGTTCTGAAGGAAGCTGGTGCGTCGCTTGACGACGTCGTCGAGATCGGTTCGTTCCATCTCGACATGGACCAAATGGGCGCGACGGTCGAGGCGATGCGCGAGGCGTTCCCGCGGCATCAGCCGGCGTGGACTGCCGTTGGCGTCACACGCCTCGCGATGCCGGCAATGCTGGTCGAGATCAAAGCGGTGGCGATCAAGCAAGGATAG
- a CDS encoding SDR family NAD(P)-dependent oxidoreductase → MTALGRSLDSSGAIQKVVLITGASSGIGKVCAEHLSARGYHVFGAQRRVPAAGDHRAVEMIAMDVDDDRSVELGVRGIVEKAGHIDAVINCAGNAWMGAIEDTSIAEAKAQLETNFFGVLRVCRAVLPAMRRQGGGHIVNISSLAGVLGLPFSGLYSASKFALEGMSESLRLETRRHGVKVVLIEPGDFRSQLAVTRRTVNGTESNDTYRAAFEKFKLTQEKDEAGAPTPEPVALLVEQILRNPSPKLRYSVGMLGQRIVVPLKRLLPQALFEWVLCRALAL, encoded by the coding sequence ATGACCGCGTTGGGCAGGTCACTCGATAGCTCTGGAGCAATCCAGAAAGTCGTCCTCATCACCGGCGCATCGTCAGGCATTGGTAAGGTGTGCGCCGAGCATTTGTCGGCACGCGGCTACCACGTGTTTGGCGCGCAGCGGCGAGTCCCGGCGGCTGGCGATCACCGAGCAGTGGAAATGATCGCGATGGACGTCGACGACGACCGCTCCGTGGAATTGGGCGTGCGCGGCATTGTCGAGAAGGCTGGGCATATAGACGCAGTGATCAACTGCGCCGGCAATGCGTGGATGGGTGCGATCGAGGACACGTCGATCGCGGAAGCCAAGGCGCAACTCGAAACCAACTTCTTCGGTGTCCTGCGCGTGTGCCGCGCGGTTCTGCCAGCGATGCGCCGTCAAGGTGGCGGGCATATCGTCAACATCAGCTCGCTGGCCGGCGTGCTCGGCCTGCCGTTCAGCGGACTGTACAGCGCGAGCAAGTTCGCGCTCGAAGGCATGAGCGAGAGCCTACGCCTGGAAACACGGCGGCACGGCGTGAAGGTTGTGCTCATCGAGCCCGGCGACTTTCGCAGTCAACTGGCGGTAACGCGGCGGACGGTCAACGGCACCGAGAGCAACGACACCTACCGCGCGGCGTTCGAGAAATTCAAACTCACGCAGGAAAAGGACGAGGCCGGTGCCCCAACGCCCGAACCGGTCGCGCTCTTGGTCGAGCAGATCCTGCGCAATCCGTCACCCAAGTTACGTTACAGCGTCGGCATGTTGGGACAACGCATCGTGGTGCCGTTGAAGCGACTCCTCCCGCAAGCACTGTTCGAGTGGGTGCTGTGTCGCGCCTTGGCGTTGTAG
- a CDS encoding class I SAM-dependent methyltransferase, with amino-acid sequence MANRPDPYEAFARTYEQDSHIEVARAFFAAVRPLLRRSSSEAPILDLGCGSGLVTLSIAQTGRSVIGVDQSRSMLALARGRCAGFDGRVRFLRSGLDAFPSGLDCALAVACADIVNHISSLAYLRRMFTRTRASLLPGGLLIFDALNRFCFEAYWAGKTYLMEGPTGDLVMECDWQPRARRASARMIAYVKDGARGFTKHETTLFEYLHDDREMSRILRAAGFHELWRREWSPWSDQHLEPSLDRVLWCARNAGTLEGIGASELRELGFERVR; translated from the coding sequence ATGGCGAATCGTCCCGATCCCTACGAAGCGTTCGCGCGAACCTACGAGCAAGATTCGCACATCGAAGTCGCGCGCGCCTTCTTCGCCGCGGTTCGCCCACTGCTACGCCGGTCATCCTCGGAAGCGCCGATTCTCGACCTCGGTTGCGGTAGCGGGCTCGTGACATTGTCGATCGCCCAAACCGGGCGATCCGTGATCGGCGTCGATCAATCGCGTAGCATGCTGGCGCTCGCCCGCGGTCGTTGCGCGGGGTTCGATGGTCGAGTGCGGTTCCTACGGAGCGGGTTGGACGCCTTTCCAAGCGGGCTCGACTGCGCCTTGGCTGTCGCCTGTGCCGACATCGTGAATCACATATCCTCGCTTGCCTACCTCCGGCGCATGTTCACCCGAACCCGCGCCAGCCTCCTCCCCGGTGGCCTCCTGATCTTCGATGCGCTGAACCGCTTCTGCTTCGAGGCGTACTGGGCTGGTAAAACGTATCTCATGGAGGGACCGACAGGTGACCTGGTGATGGAGTGCGACTGGCAGCCACGAGCCCGTCGCGCGAGTGCACGCATGATCGCCTATGTGAAGGATGGGGCAAGGGGTTTCACCAAGCACGAGACAACGCTCTTCGAATACCTGCACGATGATAGGGAGATGAGCCGCATCCTACGGGCGGCCGGATTCCACGAGTTGTGGCGGCGCGAATGGAGTCCTTGGTCAGATCAGCACCTCGAGCCGTCCCTCGACCGCGTGCTGTGGTGCGCACGAAATGCGGGCACGCTGGAAGGCATTGGCGCAAGCGAGCTACGCGAACTCGGGTTTGAGCGAGTACGTTGA
- a CDS encoding NAD(P)-dependent oxidoreductase codes for MRDEKILITGPASQVGFPIARELVRHNDVHGLARFSNAADRARLEAIGVKCLQADLASDSFAQVPDDFTYVLNLAVMKSRDGDFASDLAANAEGTGRLMYHCRKAKAWLQCSSAGVYQHAGHRPLKETDALGDNHRVMLPTYSICKIAAETMARFSARQWNLPTTIVRLSVPYGNNGGWPAMHLDWLLAGRPIPLNPEQPNLFNPIHEDDIFAHIPKLLAIASVPATVLNWGGSDAASIEEWCGYLGQLTGHEPKFVTTDKTIGSITVDLTRMHELIGHTTVHWRDGLRRMIAARHPELTLRS; via the coding sequence CTGCGTGACGAGAAAATCCTCATCACCGGCCCCGCCAGCCAGGTGGGCTTCCCGATTGCGCGCGAATTGGTGAGGCACAATGATGTCCACGGGCTCGCGCGTTTCAGCAACGCGGCCGATCGTGCTCGACTCGAAGCCATCGGCGTGAAGTGCCTGCAAGCCGATCTAGCCAGCGACTCGTTCGCGCAGGTTCCCGACGACTTCACCTACGTGCTGAATCTCGCCGTAATGAAGAGCCGCGACGGCGACTTCGCCTCCGATCTCGCCGCCAACGCCGAGGGCACCGGACGGTTGATGTATCACTGCCGAAAAGCCAAAGCCTGGCTGCAGTGCTCGTCGGCCGGTGTCTATCAACACGCGGGGCATCGGCCGCTGAAGGAAACCGATGCCCTCGGCGACAACCACCGGGTGATGCTCCCGACATACAGCATCTGCAAGATTGCCGCGGAAACGATGGCGCGCTTCAGTGCGCGGCAATGGAATCTGCCGACGACGATCGTCCGCCTCAGCGTGCCATACGGCAACAACGGCGGCTGGCCAGCGATGCATCTCGATTGGCTGCTCGCCGGTCGACCGATCCCGCTGAATCCGGAACAGCCCAACTTGTTCAATCCGATCCACGAAGACGACATCTTCGCTCACATTCCGAAGCTACTCGCGATCGCGTCGGTGCCCGCGACGGTCCTCAACTGGGGCGGCAGTGACGCGGCGAGCATCGAGGAGTGGTGCGGCTATCTTGGTCAGCTCACCGGGCACGAACCCAAGTTCGTCACCACCGACAAAACGATCGGCAGCATCACCGTCGACCTCACGCGCATGCACGAACTCATCGGCCACACCACGGTTCACTGGCGCGACGGCCTGCGGCGAATGATCGCGGCACGCCATCCCGAGCTGACGTTGCGGAGTTGA
- a CDS encoding inositol monophosphatase, whose product MHILIPGDGYGSRHANMDSFEAVARQAVAEAGDRLRAVWRDPKVVHHKGPVDLVTETDRELEAIVVGHLRRAFPEHRIVAEEGSTGAAAAASEDYIWYLDPLDGTTNFVHSFPHFAVSLGLARGRELVFGIVHDPIRDETFVASLGNGATLNGQPIHVSTVGDLGQALIGTGFPYDRRTHADYYLGFVDDMMRRAQGIRRGGSAALDLCYVACGRLDGVWEFKLSPWDIAAGALIIHEAGGTISDFRGAPLDLHGKQTAASNGAIHAAMVQVLTTRLDGAPQTN is encoded by the coding sequence GTGCACATCTTGATTCCCGGCGATGGTTATGGGAGTCGTCACGCCAACATGGACTCGTTCGAGGCGGTCGCGCGGCAGGCGGTAGCGGAGGCGGGCGACCGGCTACGCGCGGTGTGGCGTGATCCCAAGGTGGTTCATCACAAGGGACCGGTCGATCTCGTAACCGAAACCGATCGTGAGTTGGAAGCGATCGTCGTCGGGCATTTGCGGCGCGCGTTTCCCGAGCATCGCATAGTCGCGGAAGAAGGTTCGACTGGCGCGGCGGCAGCGGCTTCGGAGGACTACATCTGGTATCTCGATCCGCTCGACGGCACCACCAATTTCGTCCACAGCTTTCCGCATTTTGCCGTCTCGCTCGGTCTCGCCCGCGGGCGCGAGCTGGTGTTTGGCATTGTCCACGACCCGATCCGCGACGAAACCTTTGTGGCCAGTCTTGGCAATGGCGCCACGCTCAACGGTCAGCCGATCCACGTCTCCACCGTCGGCGATCTTGGGCAGGCCTTGATCGGCACCGGCTTCCCGTACGATCGACGCACGCACGCCGACTACTACCTCGGCTTTGTCGACGACATGATGCGCCGTGCGCAAGGGATTCGTCGCGGCGGCTCGGCCGCGCTCGATCTCTGCTACGTTGCCTGTGGTCGCCTCGACGGCGTGTGGGAGTTCAAGCTGAGCCCATGGGACATCGCGGCCGGCGCACTTATCATCCACGAAGCGGGTGGCACGATCAGCGACTTCCGTGGCGCGCCGCTCGATCTCCACGGGAAGCAGACCGCCGCATCGAACGGCGCCATCCACGCGGCCATGGTCCAAGTACTCACGACGCGCCTCGATGGTGCGCCGCAGACGAACTGA
- a CDS encoding thermonuclease family protein: protein MLHFPRMMPATPRAAILLLVLTMPATVYSHPGGLDVYGCHHDTTTGDYHCHRGQFADRHFVSQQAMLEHRASARAHTAASPPAVVRLRTVTRVVDGDTLVLDGNEKVRLIGVDTPETVHPRKPVQFFGKEASDFTKRIATGKVVRLEFDQANAHLGHKDRYGRTLAYVYLPDDVMLNREIIRQGYGHAYTKYPFRMTDEFRSVERDAREHGRGLWGEAVAAGH from the coding sequence ATGCTCCACTTCCCGCGCATGATGCCCGCTACGCCGCGTGCCGCAATTCTCCTGCTTGTCTTAACCATGCCCGCCACGGTGTATTCGCATCCAGGCGGGCTCGATGTGTATGGTTGCCACCACGATACGACGACGGGCGACTATCATTGTCATCGCGGCCAGTTCGCTGACCGACATTTCGTTTCGCAGCAGGCGATGTTGGAGCACAGGGCCTCGGCGCGTGCTCACACCGCAGCTTCACCACCGGCCGTCGTTCGGTTGCGTACGGTCACTCGCGTTGTCGACGGCGACACGCTGGTGCTCGACGGCAACGAGAAGGTGCGCTTGATCGGAGTCGATACACCGGAGACCGTGCATCCGCGCAAACCGGTTCAGTTCTTCGGCAAGGAAGCGTCGGACTTCACCAAGCGGATAGCGACCGGGAAGGTGGTGCGGCTGGAGTTCGATCAGGCCAACGCGCACTTGGGGCACAAGGATCGCTACGGCCGTACGCTCGCCTACGTGTATCTGCCGGACGACGTGATGCTGAACCGAGAAATCATCCGCCAAGGCTACGGCCATGCGTACACGAAGTATCCGTTCCGCATGACCGACGAATTCCGTAGCGTCGAGCGCGACGCGCGCGAGCACGGCCGAGGATTGTGGGGCGAGGCGGTCGCCGCCGGGCATTAG
- a CDS encoding amidohydrolase family protein, producing MNLVVDADGHVLEPPDVWARYIDPAYRARAIRVRRGDDGRDALEIDGRPARLTTPEMLGGFGGMGKPIEELAIASLSGRYAENAPLAATDPAARLALLDRDGISHAVLYPSLGLQWEAEVSDPQYALAHCRAYNRWIEEFCAGSGGRLIPIAHLSLGDVDGAVAELHRAVRAGARGAFVLPFTLSGLPHGHPAHDPLWAAAQDLDVPIAIHTGIDPPARDLHRRFDGLTWPEGVMSGIWYLQLMFPQAVQQAFSTFFVFGTFDRFPRLKLVVLESGAGWLGFWMDRMDALYKGPLRVTMPLEQLPSSYVRRQCWISADPDEGTLPLMLEYVGDDRFVWATDFPHSDHDANYMAELRKLADGLAPVRRQRLLGDNAAALYRLA from the coding sequence ATGAACCTGGTCGTCGACGCGGACGGACACGTATTGGAGCCGCCCGACGTGTGGGCGCGCTACATCGACCCGGCCTATCGCGCGCGAGCTATTCGCGTTCGCCGCGGTGACGACGGACGCGACGCGCTCGAAATCGACGGCCGTCCGGCGCGTCTCACCACACCCGAGATGCTCGGCGGCTTCGGCGGCATGGGCAAACCCATCGAGGAGCTTGCGATAGCGTCGCTCTCCGGCCGCTATGCCGAGAACGCTCCGTTGGCGGCCACCGATCCGGCGGCGCGGCTCGCGTTGCTCGATCGCGACGGGATCTCGCACGCGGTGCTCTATCCCAGTCTCGGTCTGCAATGGGAAGCCGAGGTCAGCGATCCGCAATACGCGCTGGCGCATTGCCGCGCCTACAACCGGTGGATCGAGGAATTCTGCGCCGGTAGTGGCGGGCGGCTCATTCCTATCGCGCACTTGTCCCTGGGCGATGTCGATGGCGCTGTGGCCGAGTTGCACCGCGCCGTGCGCGCCGGCGCGCGTGGCGCATTCGTGCTGCCCTTTACGTTGAGCGGTCTGCCGCACGGTCACCCGGCGCACGATCCGCTGTGGGCGGCGGCGCAAGATCTCGACGTGCCGATTGCGATTCACACCGGCATTGATCCTCCGGCGCGCGATCTCCATCGCCGGTTCGACGGTCTGACTTGGCCCGAAGGTGTGATGTCCGGCATCTGGTACCTCCAACTCATGTTCCCCCAGGCCGTGCAGCAAGCGTTCTCGACGTTCTTTGTGTTCGGTACCTTCGATCGCTTCCCGCGGCTCAAGCTTGTCGTGCTCGAATCGGGTGCCGGCTGGCTGGGATTCTGGATGGATCGGATGGACGCGCTGTACAAGGGACCGCTGCGCGTGACCATGCCGTTGGAACAGCTTCCCAGCAGCTACGTGCGCCGGCAGTGTTGGATCTCCGCCGATCCCGACGAAGGGACGCTGCCGTTGATGCTGGAGTACGTCGGCGACGATCGCTTCGTGTGGGCGACCGACTTCCCTCACAGTGATCACGACGCGAACTACATGGCTGAGTTGCGCAAGCTGGCCGACGGGCTGGCTCCTGTGCGCCGCCAGCGATTGCTCGGCGACAACGCTGCCGCGCTCTATCGACTCGCGTAG